Proteins encoded within one genomic window of Lysinibacillus louembei:
- a CDS encoding YtnP family quorum-quenching lactonase: MDNYVFHEMTLFWLNGGVTALDGGAMFGVVPKALWSRKYPVNDLNQIELACEPILIQYAGKNYLIDTGVGAGKLTEKQLRNFGVSEESNIEASLAELGLKPENIDAILMTHLHFDHAGGLTRWEGDKLVPVFPNATIYTTQIEWNEMRNPNIRSRNTYWKENWEPVQHLVKTFEGELEIVPGLKMVHTGGHSDGHAVIRLEQNGEVLLHMADIMPTHAHQNPLWVLAYDDYPMTSVFAKEKLMKEALENGYKFIFYHDAYYRMIQWDVTGKEVVDSLKRSNEAVIQFK, encoded by the coding sequence ATGGATAACTATGTATTTCATGAAATGACGCTTTTTTGGTTAAATGGTGGGGTAACTGCGCTAGATGGGGGAGCGATGTTCGGTGTTGTACCGAAGGCGCTATGGTCACGCAAATACCCTGTCAATGACTTAAACCAAATTGAATTGGCATGTGAGCCAATTTTAATTCAATATGCTGGAAAAAATTATTTAATTGATACAGGTGTGGGCGCAGGAAAGCTCACAGAAAAGCAGCTGCGCAATTTCGGTGTATCAGAGGAGTCGAACATTGAAGCAAGCTTAGCTGAGCTTGGCCTGAAGCCTGAAAATATCGATGCGATTTTAATGACGCATTTGCATTTCGACCATGCAGGTGGCTTAACGCGCTGGGAAGGTGACAAGCTCGTACCCGTCTTTCCAAATGCAACGATTTACACGACGCAAATCGAATGGAATGAAATGCGCAACCCAAATATCCGTTCACGCAACACATACTGGAAGGAAAATTGGGAGCCTGTACAGCATCTAGTGAAAACGTTTGAGGGTGAGCTAGAAATCGTACCTGGCTTGAAGATGGTACATACAGGTGGTCATAGCGACGGGCATGCGGTCATTCGCTTAGAGCAAAATGGTGAGGTCTTGTTACATATGGCAGATATTATGCCAACACATGCCCATCAAAATCCGCTATGGGTGTTAGCTTACGATGATTATCCAATGACAAGCGTTTTTGCCAAGGAAAAGCTGATGAAGGAAGCATTGGAAAATGGTTATAAATTTATTTTCTATCATGATGCCTATTACCGCATGATTCAATGGGATGTGACAGGCAAGGAAGTTGTTGATAGCTTAAAGCGCAGCAACGAGGCAGTTATTCAGTTTAAGTAA
- a CDS encoding NUDIX domain-containing protein, protein MTVPVFGQKKNTYVKRDAAYAIIFDESKEKIALILINGADYFLPGGGIEEGENHVMCLKREALEEMGMAIEPIHYLGYAQQYFYSCNNAVYYLNEGHFYICEKKQLVGEPLEKGHVLVWLEPSVASTKVIHAYQAWAIQKALEW, encoded by the coding sequence ATGACTGTACCTGTATTTGGACAAAAGAAAAACACATATGTAAAAAGAGATGCTGCATACGCCATTATATTCGATGAATCAAAAGAAAAAATAGCGTTGATTTTAATAAATGGAGCGGATTATTTCCTACCTGGTGGTGGCATAGAAGAGGGCGAAAATCATGTCATGTGTTTAAAGCGAGAAGCATTAGAAGAAATGGGCATGGCAATTGAGCCGATTCACTATTTAGGCTATGCACAGCAATATTTTTATTCATGTAACAATGCAGTGTATTATCTGAATGAAGGACATTTTTATATATGCGAGAAAAAGCAGTTGGTAGGGGAGCCTTTAGAAAAAGGGCATGTCCTTGTATGGCTGGAGCCTTCTGTTGCTAGTACAAAGGTAATTCATGCATATCAAGCATGGGCGATACAAAAAGCACTGGAATGGTAG
- a CDS encoding M42 family metallopeptidase, which yields MNQETMELFKTLTELPGAPGNERAVRSFMRSELEKYADEVIQDNLGGIFGVRKSAQADAPKILVAGHMDEVAFMVTSITDNGMIRFQTLGGWWNQVMLAQRVTLYAKEREIPGVIASIPPHLLTDAERAKPMDIKNMLIDIGADSKADAEAMGVRPGQSIIPVCPFTPMANPKKIMAKAWDNRYGCGLAIELLKELKDEQLTNHLYSGANVMEEVGLRGAGVSANMIKPDLFFALDASPANDTSGDKSQFGQLGQGALLRILDGTMVTHRGMREFVLDTAESNSIPYQYFVSPGGTDAGKVHTQLNGVPSAVIGICSRYIHTSSSIIHVDDYAAAKELLVKLVKSADRTTLETIKANV from the coding sequence GTGAATCAAGAAACAATGGAGCTTTTTAAAACATTAACAGAGCTACCGGGAGCGCCGGGTAATGAACGTGCGGTGCGCAGTTTTATGCGCAGCGAGTTAGAGAAGTATGCGGATGAGGTTATTCAGGATAATTTAGGAGGAATTTTCGGTGTACGTAAATCAGCACAAGCAGATGCGCCGAAAATTTTAGTAGCAGGCCATATGGATGAAGTCGCCTTTATGGTGACATCGATTACAGACAATGGCATGATTCGCTTCCAAACATTGGGTGGCTGGTGGAATCAAGTAATGCTTGCACAGCGTGTGACGTTGTATGCGAAGGAGCGCGAAATTCCAGGTGTTATCGCTTCAATACCGCCACATTTATTAACCGATGCAGAGCGTGCAAAGCCAATGGATATAAAAAATATGCTAATTGATATTGGAGCAGACTCAAAGGCAGATGCGGAGGCAATGGGCGTTCGTCCAGGGCAATCCATCATACCTGTATGTCCGTTTACACCGATGGCAAATCCGAAAAAAATTATGGCGAAAGCTTGGGATAATCGCTATGGCTGTGGTTTAGCGATTGAGCTATTAAAAGAATTAAAAGACGAGCAGCTAACAAACCACTTATATTCAGGTGCGAATGTCATGGAAGAGGTTGGCTTACGTGGTGCTGGTGTTTCAGCAAATATGATTAAGCCGGATTTATTTTTCGCATTAGATGCATCACCAGCAAATGATACATCTGGTGATAAATCACAATTCGGTCAATTAGGGCAAGGAGCATTGTTGCGTATTTTGGATGGCACGATGGTAACACATCGCGGTATGCGTGAATTTGTTCTAGATACAGCTGAATCTAACAGCATCCCGTATCAATATTTTGTTTCACCAGGTGGTACAGATGCTGGGAAAGTGCATACACAATTAAATGGTGTACCTTCAGCGGTAATCGGTATTTGCTCACGTTATATTCATACATCATCCTCAATTATTCACGTTGATGATTATGCAGCAGCGAAGGAGTTATTAGTGAAGCTTGTGAAATCAGCTGATCGCACAACGCTTGAAACGATTAAAGCAAACGTATAA
- a CDS encoding DUF84 family protein codes for MLVAIGTQNKAKTSAVEKVVRTYFPEANFIHINVESGVAAQPMSTEETRQGAINRAKNTLQQTEADWGFGLEGGVHQLEDTLYCCNWGAIALRDGTVISSAGAQFMLPNEVANEVHAGQELGPVMDAFAQKENTRHNEGAIGIFTNGLINRQQMFEHIVTLLVGQVLYLNNK; via the coding sequence ATGTTAGTAGCAATTGGTACACAAAATAAAGCAAAAACAAGCGCAGTGGAAAAAGTAGTGCGTACATATTTTCCAGAAGCGAATTTTATTCATATCAATGTGGAGTCAGGTGTAGCAGCACAGCCGATGTCGACAGAGGAAACGAGACAAGGAGCAATCAACCGTGCAAAAAATACATTACAACAGACAGAAGCAGATTGGGGCTTTGGCTTAGAGGGTGGCGTTCATCAGCTTGAGGATACATTATATTGCTGTAATTGGGGTGCAATTGCGTTAAGAGATGGCACGGTAATTAGCAGTGCAGGCGCGCAATTTATGTTACCTAATGAAGTAGCAAACGAAGTACATGCAGGGCAAGAGCTAGGTCCTGTAATGGACGCTTTTGCACAGAAAGAAAACACACGCCACAATGAAGGGGCAATTGGTATTTTTACAAATGGTCTCATTAATCGTCAGCAAATGTTTGAGCATATCGTGACATTACTCGTTGGACAAGTTTTATATTTGAATAACAAATAA
- a CDS encoding DUF1444 domain-containing protein, with product MKSPELVEALKQKLGEELFNWSYDQETDKVRLEHKTLQRGMDISIAEIAAKYTTKKQAAIDEVVYTIEHTFAAMLQEQEVGFRQLSAVYPIIRSGSFPKVSKEGHAFVTTEHTAETRIFYALDLGTTYRLIDETMLEKLGVTAEQIREVARFSVKKLPTATKKDEVSGNLFYFLNHNDGYDASRILNEQFLQEMAAQIEGDMTVSVPHQDVLIIGDIRNEVGYDVLAQMTMHFFSIGAVPITSLSFIYDEGNLEPIFILAKNKVKKE from the coding sequence GTGAAATCTCCAGAACTTGTAGAAGCACTCAAACAAAAACTTGGCGAGGAGCTTTTTAACTGGTCTTATGATCAAGAAACCGATAAAGTGCGCTTAGAGCATAAAACATTACAGCGCGGTATGGATATTTCAATAGCTGAAATTGCGGCGAAATATACGACGAAAAAGCAAGCGGCGATTGATGAGGTCGTTTATACGATTGAGCATACATTTGCAGCGATGCTACAGGAGCAAGAGGTGGGCTTTAGGCAATTGTCTGCTGTTTACCCAATTATTCGTTCCGGCTCGTTTCCGAAGGTATCAAAGGAGGGGCATGCCTTTGTAACGACAGAGCATACGGCAGAAACGCGTATTTTCTATGCCTTGGATTTAGGTACAACATATCGTTTAATTGATGAGACAATGCTTGAAAAGCTTGGTGTGACAGCAGAGCAGATACGGGAAGTTGCTCGTTTCTCAGTCAAAAAATTGCCAACAGCAACGAAAAAGGATGAGGTATCAGGCAATTTATTTTATTTCCTCAATCATAATGACGGCTATGATGCGAGCCGTATTTTAAATGAGCAATTTTTGCAGGAAATGGCAGCGCAAATCGAAGGCGACATGACGGTTTCTGTACCGCATCAAGATGTGCTAATAATAGGTGATATTCGCAACGAAGTAGGGTATGATGTACTAGCGCAGATGACGATGCATTTCTTCTCAATTGGCGCAGTGCCAATCACATCTTTATCATTTATTTATGATGAAGGCAATTTAGAGCCGATTTTTATTCTGGCAAAAAACAAAGTGAAAAAGGAGTAA
- the ytpR gene encoding YtpR family tRNA-binding protein, producing MNVAYNKEHVGDVLLVQLATENIVKTVVDKQGDVALLKEEATGEVKAFNLFNASKYIELTAQGIVELTPELIEKIESALIANNVTLSLDVDFSPKFVIGYVEAKEKHPNADKLSICKVNVGEETLQIVCGAPNVDAGQKVVVAKIGAVMPSGLLIKEGNLRGVDSFGMLCSARELEIPNAPSEKGILVLAEDAEVGSAFEIPTR from the coding sequence ATGAACGTAGCATACAATAAAGAGCATGTTGGTGATGTGCTTTTAGTACAATTAGCAACGGAAAATATCGTAAAAACAGTAGTGGACAAGCAAGGCGATGTTGCTTTATTAAAAGAAGAAGCAACTGGCGAGGTAAAGGCATTCAACTTATTCAATGCAAGCAAATATATCGAGCTAACAGCACAGGGTATCGTTGAGCTAACACCAGAGCTTATTGAAAAAATCGAATCGGCATTAATAGCGAACAATGTGACACTATCATTAGATGTTGATTTTTCACCGAAATTTGTCATTGGCTACGTAGAGGCGAAGGAAAAGCATCCAAATGCCGATAAGCTGAGCATTTGTAAGGTGAATGTTGGTGAGGAAACATTGCAAATCGTTTGCGGTGCACCAAATGTAGATGCAGGTCAAAAAGTAGTTGTCGCAAAAATCGGTGCAGTGATGCCTTCAGGTTTATTAATTAAAGAAGGGAATTTGCGCGGCGTTGATTCATTCGGTATGCTATGCTCAGCACGCGAGCTAGAAATTCCAAATGCGCCATCAGAAAAAGGAATTTTAGTATTAGCGGAGGATGCTGAGGTCGGCTCAGCGTTTGAAATTCCGACGCGCTAA
- a CDS encoding DNA translocase FtsK, translating to MNWFKKQMNKILYTDEEYDAYEQENGQYEQYEQPQQAKKAAFRFPLIADEEVIEKKSTPQPQQQTNRVETNNSTFELPKYLQGEPEVYDVEVSGIRELLARRKKSKGQTNIYKSQPQEHRNHSTREEKDFLMPTKAHAKNEPKQTTVNPLQNRRRFIPTDVPSPVYGFGKPKPIEQLLPKKEQVRVEEIEQFIAQEEMPVLEQQQEVAATIEQPSLATIELFEDGQAPQPVEVNTSEYKDIEQPPIMEEQEEFDLLNELKVENLTIENSTIHIGQLHVEQAPQKEVTSGSRLPFNVLMLKSDKQKQLAKEFVKQHLQQQDVKTIKEQPAQQEELQEQLQIIEQPVELERENIAPQEVPKTLQAEPVTGIASKPHYEKPSTTFLAPPEQKTEDYDWMEQQAEALVEALSYHQVAAQVESIMQGPAVTQFEITIGQGTKVSKIRNLADDLKLALAAKDIRIQAPIPGKRTIGIEIPNLISRAVRLSEVTNSPVFKDSDSPMEAALGLDLTGKPVTLDLRKMPHGLIAGATGSGKSVCINSILVSLLYKADPNELKLMLIDPKMVELAPFNHIPHLVSPVITDVKAAAAALKWAVEEMERRYQLFMHAEVRDITRFNAIAEANGQYAQKLPYLLIVIDELADLMMMAPTDVEDAICRIAQKARACGIHLIVATQRPSVDVITGLIKANIPTRIAFAVSSQIDSRTILDIQGAERLLGRGDMLYLGNGMSAPQRIQGTFVTDDEIEEVIRYVRSQGQPDYIFEQEELLKKVETIEAQDELFEEVCRFVYEQGTVSTSSIQRKYHIGYNRAARLVEMLEGHGFVSEQRGSKPRESLITESDLENL from the coding sequence ATGAACTGGTTTAAAAAACAAATGAATAAAATTTTATATACAGATGAAGAGTATGATGCGTATGAGCAAGAAAATGGGCAATACGAGCAATATGAGCAGCCACAGCAAGCGAAAAAAGCAGCCTTTCGATTTCCGCTTATTGCAGATGAAGAGGTAATAGAAAAAAAGTCAACGCCACAGCCGCAGCAGCAAACGAATCGTGTGGAAACCAATAACTCAACATTTGAGCTGCCAAAGTATTTACAAGGAGAGCCTGAGGTTTACGATGTAGAAGTGTCAGGTATTCGAGAGCTACTAGCACGTAGAAAAAAGAGCAAAGGGCAAACGAATATTTATAAAAGCCAGCCACAGGAACATCGCAATCATTCAACAAGGGAAGAAAAAGATTTTTTAATGCCAACGAAAGCGCATGCTAAAAATGAGCCAAAGCAAACAACAGTCAACCCTTTGCAAAATCGCAGACGCTTCATTCCAACAGATGTGCCATCGCCAGTATATGGATTTGGAAAACCGAAGCCGATTGAGCAATTGCTACCGAAAAAAGAGCAGGTGAGAGTGGAAGAAATCGAGCAATTTATTGCTCAGGAAGAAATGCCTGTGCTAGAGCAACAACAGGAGGTAGCTGCAACAATTGAGCAGCCTTCTTTAGCAACAATTGAATTATTCGAGGATGGTCAAGCACCACAACCAGTGGAGGTGAATACATCTGAGTATAAGGATATAGAGCAACCGCCCATTATGGAAGAGCAAGAAGAGTTTGATTTGTTAAACGAATTAAAGGTGGAGAACTTAACGATTGAAAACTCCACAATTCATATCGGTCAATTGCATGTAGAGCAAGCACCACAAAAGGAAGTAACGTCAGGAAGCCGCTTGCCATTTAATGTGCTAATGTTAAAATCCGATAAGCAAAAACAGCTTGCAAAGGAATTTGTCAAACAGCATTTACAGCAGCAAGACGTAAAAACTATAAAAGAACAGCCTGCACAACAAGAGGAATTACAGGAGCAGCTACAAATAATCGAGCAACCTGTTGAATTGGAACGAGAAAATATAGCGCCGCAAGAAGTGCCAAAAACCCTACAAGCAGAGCCTGTCACTGGAATAGCGTCAAAGCCGCATTATGAAAAGCCTTCAACAACATTTTTAGCACCGCCTGAGCAAAAAACGGAAGACTATGATTGGATGGAGCAGCAGGCAGAAGCATTAGTAGAGGCACTTTCTTATCATCAAGTAGCTGCACAGGTGGAATCGATTATGCAAGGACCTGCGGTTACACAATTTGAAATTACAATCGGTCAAGGGACAAAAGTGAGCAAAATTCGCAATTTAGCAGACGATTTAAAGCTTGCATTGGCCGCAAAGGATATTCGAATTCAAGCGCCGATTCCTGGTAAGCGCACAATTGGTATTGAAATACCTAATTTAATTTCTCGCGCTGTCCGCTTGTCAGAAGTTACAAATAGCCCTGTTTTTAAAGATTCCGACTCACCTATGGAGGCAGCGCTTGGCTTAGATTTAACAGGGAAGCCTGTAACATTAGATTTGCGAAAAATGCCGCATGGTTTAATTGCTGGTGCAACAGGGTCAGGAAAATCTGTTTGTATTAACTCCATTTTGGTTAGTCTATTATATAAGGCTGATCCAAATGAATTAAAGCTGATGTTAATTGACCCAAAAATGGTAGAGCTTGCACCATTTAATCATATCCCGCATTTAGTGAGCCCTGTTATTACAGATGTAAAAGCAGCAGCAGCAGCCTTGAAATGGGCGGTAGAGGAAATGGAGCGTCGTTATCAGCTATTTATGCATGCTGAAGTGCGTGATATTACACGTTTTAATGCGATAGCAGAGGCAAATGGACAATATGCGCAGAAGCTTCCATATTTATTAATTGTCATTGATGAGTTAGCCGATTTGATGATGATGGCACCTACCGATGTAGAGGATGCAATTTGCCGAATTGCGCAAAAGGCACGTGCTTGTGGTATTCACTTAATTGTCGCAACACAGCGTCCTTCAGTTGATGTCATTACAGGCTTAATTAAAGCGAATATCCCAACGCGTATTGCCTTTGCGGTATCATCACAAATCGACTCACGTACGATTCTTGATATTCAAGGCGCAGAGCGCTTGCTTGGGCGAGGGGATATGCTGTATTTAGGAAATGGCATGTCAGCGCCACAGCGTATTCAAGGAACATTCGTAACGGATGACGAAATTGAAGAAGTCATTCGCTACGTGCGCAGCCAAGGACAACCAGATTATATTTTCGAGCAAGAAGAATTATTGAAAAAAGTTGAAACAATAGAAGCACAAGATGAGCTTTTCGAGGAAGTATGTCGATTTGTTTATGAGCAAGGAACAGTTTCTACATCGTCGATTCAGCGCAAGTATCATATCGGCTACAATCGTGCAGCAAGGCTAGTAGAGATGCTAGAAGGGCACGGATTTGTGTCTGAGCAACGAGGGAGTAAGCCGCGTGAGTCATTAATTACAGAATCAGATTTAGAAAATTTATAA
- the murC gene encoding UDP-N-acetylmuramate--L-alanine ligase, with protein sequence MTRYHFTGIKGSGMSPLAQILFDSGEQVQGSDVENYYFTEKPLRDRGITILPFNADNIEQGMTVIAGNAFPDDHPELIRAREMGVEVIRYHKFLGDYSNRYTSIAITGSHGKTSTTGLMSHVVGGYMPTSFLIGDGTGAGTENAQYFVMEACEYRRHFLAYNPDYAVMTNIDFDHPDYFTSVEDVFDAFQSLAMQVKKAIIACGDDEQLQRIQAQVPVVYYGFDAENDFAARNVVKTTKGTEFDVYVRNEFYSKFFIPQYGDHAVLNALAVISLCHYEGIPTEVIQGRLDTYAGVKRRFTETIIGNTVLVDDYAHHPTEIAATLQAARQKYPEKEIVAVFQPHTFTRTQTFLQQFADSLKDADAVYLCDIFGSAREQLGALTIDALAQLVEGSKVLQLDTVEQLKQHEGAVLLFMGAGDVNKYQAAFEQLLQNV encoded by the coding sequence ATGACACGTTATCATTTTACAGGTATTAAGGGCTCTGGTATGAGTCCATTAGCGCAAATTCTTTTTGATTCAGGTGAGCAAGTTCAAGGTTCAGATGTAGAAAATTATTATTTTACTGAAAAACCATTACGTGATAGAGGAATTACTATCTTACCATTTAATGCAGACAATATTGAACAAGGGATGACCGTTATTGCAGGAAATGCCTTTCCAGATGATCACCCAGAACTAATTCGTGCGCGTGAGATGGGTGTAGAAGTAATTCGTTATCATAAGTTTTTAGGTGATTATAGCAATCGTTATACGTCTATTGCTATCACCGGCTCACACGGAAAAACTTCTACGACAGGCTTAATGAGCCATGTTGTTGGTGGCTATATGCCAACATCTTTCTTAATTGGAGACGGTACGGGAGCAGGAACGGAAAATGCGCAATATTTCGTTATGGAGGCGTGTGAGTATCGTCGGCATTTTTTAGCATACAATCCAGACTATGCTGTAATGACAAATATCGATTTTGACCATCCAGATTATTTTACAAGCGTTGAAGATGTATTTGATGCTTTCCAATCGTTGGCGATGCAAGTGAAAAAGGCGATTATTGCTTGTGGTGATGATGAGCAATTACAGCGTATTCAAGCGCAAGTTCCTGTTGTTTATTATGGCTTTGATGCAGAGAATGATTTTGCAGCACGCAATGTAGTGAAAACAACGAAAGGCACAGAGTTTGATGTCTATGTGCGCAATGAATTTTACTCAAAATTCTTTATTCCGCAGTACGGTGATCATGCGGTATTAAATGCTTTAGCAGTCATTTCACTGTGCCATTACGAAGGGATACCGACGGAGGTTATTCAAGGGCGCTTAGACACGTATGCAGGTGTAAAAAGACGTTTTACAGAAACGATTATCGGGAATACTGTACTAGTGGATGATTATGCGCATCATCCAACAGAAATCGCAGCAACATTGCAAGCAGCGCGCCAAAAGTATCCTGAAAAGGAAATCGTTGCGGTATTCCAACCACATACATTTACGCGTACACAAACATTTTTACAGCAATTTGCAGATAGCTTGAAAGACGCAGATGCCGTTTATTTATGCGATATTTTTGGCTCTGCACGTGAGCAGCTAGGCGCATTAACAATTGATGCATTAGCGCAGCTAGTTGAAGGTAGCAAAGTGCTGCAATTAGATACGGTGGAGCAATTAAAACAGCATGAAGGGGCCGTATTATTGTTTATGGGTGCTGGTGATGTGAATAAATATCAAGCAGCATTTGAGCAATTATTGCAAAATGTCTAG
- a CDS encoding DUF948 domain-containing protein: MVVVLYIAALVAAIGFLFLCVSIGMTLFSVKTTLNNIAGTVAGIEGQMEGITRETTSLLTKTNTLADDITEKAEKLNTVVNAVKGVGDSVNGLNESVQRITSSISSEVTKNEEQIAQVVQWSGVMMGIADKWRKRKTINPDDPTVYTVDGVNAKRKK, translated from the coding sequence ATGGTAGTCGTACTTTATATCGCTGCATTAGTCGCAGCAATCGGTTTTTTATTTTTATGTGTAAGTATCGGTATGACATTATTCTCAGTAAAAACAACATTAAACAATATTGCAGGAACAGTTGCAGGTATTGAAGGACAAATGGAAGGCATTACGCGTGAAACGACATCGCTTTTGACAAAAACGAATACGTTAGCGGATGATATTACGGAAAAAGCAGAGAAGCTAAATACAGTTGTCAATGCTGTCAAAGGGGTTGGCGATTCAGTAAATGGCTTAAATGAATCTGTTCAGCGTATTACAAGCTCCATTTCTTCAGAGGTAACAAAAAATGAAGAACAGATTGCTCAAGTTGTTCAATGGAGCGGCGTTATGATGGGGATTGCTGATAAATGGCGCAAGCGTAAAACGATAAACCCAGATGATCCAACAGTTTATACAGTTGATGGTGTAAATGCTAAACGCAAAAAATAA
- a CDS encoding YtxH domain-containing protein, which translates to MTEQKTTNLPQVYTTRNEDIYGEETINMKDFIIGALVGGIVGAAAGLLLAPKSGRDLRGAVATQAVSLRDRSVELSSTAKEKTVQLSSQLKEQSTNLVDKVKAKTAKAPTVFDDGTVSSEGEEPLDEMIEAIVEPAVQEPAENMSEIARPSSI; encoded by the coding sequence ATGACAGAACAAAAAACAACGAACTTACCACAAGTATACACAACAAGAAATGAAGATATTTATGGTGAGGAAACTATAAATATGAAAGATTTTATTATTGGTGCATTAGTCGGAGGGATAGTTGGCGCAGCAGCGGGCTTACTATTGGCACCAAAATCTGGACGCGATTTACGCGGAGCAGTTGCAACACAAGCTGTATCATTGCGTGATCGCAGTGTAGAGCTTTCTTCAACAGCGAAGGAAAAAACGGTACAGTTGTCAAGCCAATTAAAAGAGCAATCAACTAATTTAGTTGATAAAGTAAAAGCAAAAACAGCAAAAGCACCAACAGTTTTTGACGATGGTACAGTTTCTTCAGAGGGTGAGGAGCCACTTGATGAGATGATTGAAGCAATTGTGGAGCCAGCGGTACAAGAGCCTGCTGAAAATATGTCTGAAATCGCACGTCCATCTTCTATTTAA